In a genomic window of Roseimicrobium gellanilyticum:
- a CDS encoding alpha/beta hydrolase, whose product MLPSLLHRLLIAAGVVSFAAGSLHAAPETINLWPEGAPGAKGTRPEDTPRVDVYLPTAPSCGAGVVVLPGGGYGGLAADHEGKQIAQYFNRLGVTAFVCFYRLGSQGYHHPIEMNDAKRAVRFARANAEKYKLDANRIGLIGFSAGGHLASTVGTLFDSGDANAKDPIDKVSSRPDFLVLGYPVISMSDDFMHRGSRNNLLGDQKDNDEVARGLSNYLNVTANTPPTFIFQTDEDSVVPAENAVQFYLALRKNKVPAEMHIYQRGPHGVGLHLGDPVLTTWSQHLTDWLRNNGWLKPAKRAAVEGTVKINGTPGNWGTVIFTSEDPVAPVASARLMNGKFQLPERDGAVIGKNKLKVTFSTANLTNIADANNTGVMSTSKLTPDAAEELTYEVKEGANKLALEITVK is encoded by the coding sequence ATGCTCCCCTCATTGCTCCATCGTCTCCTCATTGCTGCCGGTGTCGTCTCCTTCGCGGCGGGATCGCTGCATGCCGCACCGGAAACCATCAACCTGTGGCCGGAAGGTGCGCCGGGCGCGAAGGGCACCCGTCCTGAGGACACACCGCGAGTGGATGTCTACCTGCCCACGGCTCCATCCTGTGGAGCTGGAGTGGTGGTGCTGCCGGGTGGAGGCTATGGCGGACTCGCTGCGGATCACGAGGGCAAGCAGATCGCACAGTACTTCAACCGGCTTGGTGTCACGGCGTTCGTGTGTTTCTACCGGCTTGGTTCGCAGGGCTATCATCATCCCATTGAGATGAATGACGCGAAGCGTGCGGTGCGCTTCGCACGAGCGAATGCGGAGAAGTACAAGCTGGATGCAAACCGCATCGGCCTCATCGGCTTCAGCGCGGGCGGACACCTCGCCAGCACGGTGGGCACGCTCTTCGACAGTGGCGATGCCAATGCAAAGGATCCCATCGACAAGGTGAGCAGCCGTCCGGATTTTCTCGTGCTCGGCTATCCGGTCATCTCCATGTCGGATGACTTCATGCATCGCGGTTCCCGCAACAACCTGCTGGGGGATCAGAAGGACAATGACGAGGTCGCACGCGGACTGAGCAACTATCTCAATGTGACCGCCAACACGCCGCCGACCTTCATCTTCCAGACGGATGAAGACTCGGTCGTGCCCGCGGAGAACGCGGTGCAGTTCTACCTCGCCCTGCGCAAGAACAAGGTGCCTGCGGAGATGCACATCTACCAGCGAGGGCCGCACGGCGTGGGCCTGCATCTGGGTGACCCGGTGCTCACTACCTGGAGCCAGCACCTCACCGACTGGCTGCGCAACAACGGCTGGCTGAAGCCCGCGAAGCGCGCGGCGGTGGAAGGCACCGTGAAGATCAACGGAACGCCGGGCAATTGGGGCACGGTCATCTTTACCTCGGAAGATCCAGTGGCGCCTGTCGCCTCAGCCCGTCTCATGAATGGCAAGTTCCAGCTTCCCGAGCGTGACGGCGCCGTCATTGGAAAGAACAAGCTCAAGGTCACATTCAGCACCGCAAACCTCACGAATATCGCAGATGCGAACAACACGGGCGTGATGAGCACGAGCAAGCTCACGCCCGATGCTGCGGAAGAACTCACTTACGAGGTGAAGGAAGGCGCGAACAAGCTCGCACTGGAGATCACGGTGAAGTGA
- a CDS encoding prephenate dehydratase — MSVSTPKRIGFLRPARLTNGYTAATRFAAHHAGRIDGMDAFTPVPFASHAEVIAAQARGDIDFGVIAIENTLDGIIVECVKDLERLFEGNQTRRTWVVWEELLPIQHFLMTQSGTLDGVEAIRSHHSAIRQCSKVLQRLKDHLNIRVEQAESTGAATVEAANEPTIGAIASREALDVYSDRLRAVDLAVLERDHQLGLEQTERLSDYANGFTRFWILGDERHLMELGTARLNGTEHTLNKTCFLFNLPNETGTLHEALGIIRRENIFLSIIYPFPRVERDFEYMFFVEVEGHIHDEAVRAVLEGINATYPQRPDSPPSCVWLGSFPNTELLKQHPEHQRGFRERYYPKEMKWGD; from the coding sequence ATGAGCGTGTCCACTCCCAAGCGCATCGGATTCCTTCGTCCCGCCCGTCTTACCAACGGCTACACGGCTGCCACACGCTTTGCCGCGCATCATGCCGGTCGCATCGATGGCATGGATGCCTTCACGCCGGTGCCCTTCGCTTCGCACGCGGAGGTCATCGCGGCGCAGGCGCGCGGAGACATCGATTTCGGAGTCATCGCCATCGAGAACACCCTCGATGGCATCATCGTGGAATGCGTGAAGGATCTGGAGCGTCTGTTTGAAGGAAACCAGACCCGTCGCACCTGGGTGGTGTGGGAGGAGCTTCTTCCCATCCAGCACTTCCTGATGACACAGAGCGGCACGCTTGATGGCGTGGAGGCGATTCGCAGCCACCACAGCGCGATCCGCCAGTGCTCGAAGGTGCTACAGCGACTCAAGGACCACCTGAACATCCGCGTGGAGCAGGCGGAGAGCACCGGAGCTGCCACCGTGGAAGCGGCCAATGAACCCACCATCGGGGCCATCGCCTCCCGTGAAGCACTGGATGTGTACAGCGACCGTCTGCGTGCCGTGGATCTCGCGGTGCTGGAGCGTGATCACCAGCTCGGCCTGGAGCAGACAGAGCGTCTCTCGGACTATGCCAATGGCTTCACCCGCTTCTGGATTCTGGGCGATGAACGCCATCTCATGGAGCTGGGCACCGCCAGGCTCAACGGCACGGAGCACACGCTGAACAAGACCTGTTTTCTCTTCAACCTGCCCAACGAAACAGGCACCTTGCACGAGGCGCTGGGCATCATCCGCCGGGAGAATATCTTCCTCTCCATCATCTACCCGTTCCCCCGGGTGGAGCGCGACTTCGAGTACATGTTCTTCGTGGAGGTGGAGGGCCACATCCATGATGAAGCCGTGCGCGCCGTGCTGGAGGGCATCAATGCCACCTACCCGCAGCGCCCGGACAGCCCGCCCTCGTGTGTGTGGCTGGGTTCCTTCCCGAACACCGAGCTGCTGAAGCAGCACCCGGAGCATCAGCGCGGCTTCCGCGAACGTTATTATCCCAAGGAGATGAAGTGGGGCGACTGA
- the thiH gene encoding 2-iminoacetate synthase ThiH, translated as MSFVDTFNALPEQKSPLLRKLMALLEPKSPKQLEAMAAEAAALTRLHFGKTMRLFAPLYLSNECVNNCAYCGFSRDNPIFRVTLNVDQVIKEAKHLESQGFRHILLVAGEHPKFVSNGYLEECIRAIKPFIPTVGIEVGPMEQPEYERMVHAGSEGLVVYQETYDRTAYNEYHTAGPKKDFDWRLECPERGYHGGFRRIGLGALLGLADWRTEALGLAAHLEYMQNHGWKASYTIAFPRLRPAAGSFEPKFPVDDAKFIQLLCAFRLCFPQVGIVLSTRESPALRDALLPICITTMSAGSHTEPGGYTGEGRDDLHLTVKGRRVELQQKSSCDEATGQFDISDHRTPQEISDLITRRGFDPVWKDWDKAILQA; from the coding sequence ATGTCCTTTGTCGATACCTTCAATGCCCTGCCCGAGCAGAAATCACCCCTGCTTCGCAAGCTGATGGCATTGCTGGAGCCCAAGTCTCCGAAGCAGCTCGAAGCCATGGCCGCGGAGGCGGCGGCACTCACCCGATTGCACTTCGGCAAGACGATGCGGCTCTTCGCCCCGCTGTATCTCTCCAACGAGTGCGTGAACAACTGCGCGTACTGCGGCTTCTCGCGGGACAATCCCATCTTCCGCGTCACGCTGAACGTGGATCAGGTCATCAAGGAAGCGAAGCACCTGGAATCCCAGGGCTTCCGCCACATCCTGCTGGTCGCGGGTGAGCACCCGAAGTTCGTCTCGAATGGCTACCTGGAGGAGTGCATCCGCGCCATCAAGCCCTTCATCCCCACCGTGGGCATCGAGGTCGGTCCCATGGAGCAGCCGGAGTATGAACGCATGGTGCACGCCGGCTCCGAGGGCCTCGTGGTGTATCAGGAAACATACGACCGCACTGCCTACAATGAATACCACACTGCCGGTCCGAAGAAGGATTTCGACTGGCGTCTGGAGTGCCCCGAGCGCGGCTATCATGGAGGCTTCCGCCGCATCGGCCTCGGTGCCTTGCTGGGTCTCGCGGACTGGCGCACGGAAGCACTCGGGCTCGCCGCGCATCTGGAGTACATGCAGAACCATGGCTGGAAGGCCAGCTACACCATCGCTTTCCCACGTCTGCGTCCTGCCGCTGGAAGCTTCGAACCGAAGTTCCCGGTGGATGACGCGAAGTTCATCCAACTCCTCTGCGCCTTCCGCCTCTGCTTCCCGCAGGTGGGCATCGTGCTGAGCACGCGTGAGTCCCCCGCCCTGCGTGATGCGCTGCTGCCCATCTGCATCACCACCATGAGCGCCGGCAGCCACACCGAACCCGGCGGCTACACCGGCGAAGGCCGCGATGATCTGCACCTCACCGTGAAAGGTCGCCGTGTCGAGCTTCAGCAGAAATCTTCCTGCGATGAAGCCACAGGCCAGTTCGACATTTCGGACCATCGCACTCCGCAGGAGATTTCAGACCTCATCACCCGCCGGGGTTTTGACCCCGTGTGGAAGGATTGGGATAAGGCGATTCTGCAGGCGTGA